In Anaerolineae bacterium, one genomic interval encodes:
- a CDS encoding RNA methyltransferase produces the protein MTTPSEHAASGVIRSRQNPKVKAARALLRPQGRKQQRRFLVEGLAHVGEALEAGWPLAGGFWSPDRLRSDFGRRLVAQAREWGVPVWAVTPEVLDSLSPREHSQGLVAVAEVCWTSLDALTPRVHPWAVAVTAPQDPGNIGALLRTMDAVGAGPLLLLEGGADPFQPKAVRASMGALFRHPVVRAGFPAFVAWARKQRYRVYGTSAHGRVDYRQVAYRRPMVLLLGSERHGLTADQRAACDVLVRLPMRGRVSSLNLAVAAGVMLYAMLGEDMGETP, from the coding sequence ATGACCACGCCATCCGAACATGCGGCCTCTGGGGTGATCCGCAGCCGGCAGAACCCTAAGGTAAAAGCCGCGCGGGCGCTGCTGCGGCCCCAGGGGCGCAAGCAGCAGCGACGTTTTCTCGTGGAGGGATTGGCCCATGTGGGGGAGGCGCTGGAAGCCGGGTGGCCCCTGGCGGGGGGCTTTTGGTCGCCGGACCGTCTGCGCAGCGATTTTGGCCGCCGTTTGGTGGCTCAGGCGCGGGAGTGGGGCGTGCCCGTGTGGGCGGTGACGCCGGAGGTGCTGGATAGCCTCTCCCCCCGCGAGCACAGCCAGGGCCTGGTGGCCGTGGCCGAAGTGTGCTGGACCTCGCTGGACGCGCTGACCCCCAGGGTTCATCCCTGGGCCGTGGCGGTGACCGCGCCCCAGGACCCCGGCAACATCGGTGCGCTGCTGCGCACCATGGACGCCGTGGGCGCCGGGCCGCTGTTGCTGTTGGAGGGGGGCGCCGATCCCTTTCAGCCTAAGGCCGTGCGGGCCAGTATGGGGGCCCTGTTCCGCCATCCGGTGGTGCGGGCCGGGTTCCCGGCCTTTGTCGCCTGGGCGCGCAAGCAGAGGTATCGGGTGTACGGCACCTCGGCCCATGGCCGTGTGGACTACCGTCAGGTGGCGTATCGGCGGCCCATGGTGCTCTTGTTGGGCAGCGAGCGCCATGGGCTGACCGCTGACCAACGGGCGGCCTGTGATGTGCTGGTACGCCTGCCCATGCGGGGGCGCGTCTCGTCGCTCAACCTGGCCGTGGCGGCCGGGGTGATGCTTTACGCCATGTTGGGAGAGGACATGGGGGAAACGCCCTGA
- a CDS encoding hydroxymethylglutaryl-CoA reductase, degradative: MNASSRIPGFYNLSLEERRQRLDAIGLLTPEEFAALTGEAGLTAGQADHMIENVIGTFALPLGIALNFVVNGREVLVPMAIEEPSVVAAASYMAKLARAGGGFMAHTSAPEMIGQIQVVNVADPASARLRVLEAREELLAEAATFDPVLQKLGGGPRDLEVRILEHPAIGPFLVVHLIYDVRDAMGANAVNTACERLAPRIEALTSGRVYLRILSNLADRRIARARCTIPVEALAFEDFSGEEVRDGIIAAWAFAAADPYRAATHNKGIMNGIDPVVIATGNDWRAVEAGAHAYAARNGRYTTLTTWGKDAQGNLVGTIEMPMAVGIVGGATRVHPTAQAALKLMDVHTASELAEIIVSVGLAQNLGALRALATEGIQRGHMALHARQVAVAAGAQGEEIEQVARRLVDEGVVRIDRAQEILAELRK, translated from the coding sequence ATGAACGCCTCTTCCCGCATCCCCGGATTTTACAACCTCTCGTTGGAAGAACGTCGGCAAAGGCTGGACGCCATAGGGCTGCTGACCCCGGAGGAATTCGCCGCCCTGACGGGGGAAGCCGGGCTCACCGCCGGTCAGGCGGACCACATGATTGAGAATGTGATCGGCACCTTTGCCCTCCCCCTGGGCATCGCGCTCAATTTCGTGGTCAACGGGCGCGAGGTGCTGGTGCCCATGGCCATCGAAGAGCCCTCGGTGGTGGCCGCGGCCTCCTACATGGCCAAACTGGCGCGCGCTGGGGGCGGTTTTATGGCCCACACCAGCGCGCCGGAGATGATCGGCCAGATTCAAGTGGTGAATGTGGCCGACCCGGCCAGCGCCCGGCTGCGCGTGCTGGAAGCCCGAGAGGAACTGCTGGCCGAAGCCGCCACCTTCGACCCCGTGCTCCAAAAACTGGGCGGCGGCCCGCGGGACCTGGAGGTGCGCATCCTGGAGCACCCGGCCATCGGCCCCTTCCTGGTGGTGCATTTGATTTACGATGTCCGCGACGCCATGGGCGCCAACGCGGTGAACACGGCCTGCGAACGCCTGGCCCCGCGCATCGAGGCACTCACCAGCGGACGGGTGTATCTGCGCATCCTCTCCAACCTGGCCGACCGACGCATCGCCCGCGCCCGGTGCACCATCCCCGTGGAGGCGCTGGCCTTCGAGGACTTCAGCGGCGAAGAGGTGCGCGACGGTATCATCGCGGCCTGGGCCTTCGCCGCCGCCGACCCCTACCGCGCCGCCACCCACAACAAGGGCATCATGAACGGCATCGACCCCGTGGTCATCGCCACCGGCAACGACTGGCGCGCCGTGGAGGCGGGGGCCCATGCCTACGCCGCCCGCAACGGACGCTACACCACCCTGACCACCTGGGGCAAGGACGCCCAGGGCAACTTAGTGGGCACCATTGAGATGCCCATGGCCGTGGGCATCGTGGGCGGCGCCACCCGCGTGCACCCCACGGCCCAGGCCGCCCTGAAACTCATGGACGTGCACACGGCCAGCGAGTTGGCCGAAATCATCGTCTCGGTGGGCCTAGCGCAAAACCTGGGTGCCCTGCGCGCCTTAGCCACCGAAGGCATTCAGCGCGGCCACATGGCCCTGCACGCGCGTCAGGTGGCCGTGGCCGCCGGTGCACAAGGGGAAGAAATCGAGCAGGTGGCCCGCCGTCTGGTGGACGAAGGCGTGGTGCGCATTGACCGCGCCCAGGAGATTTTGGCCGAGTTGCGCAAGTAG
- a CDS encoding hydroxymethylglutaryl-CoA synthase — protein sequence MLRPQRPVGIVGYGTYVPQYRLPAREIARIWTEGKGGLPIKEKAVPGLDEDVVTISLEAARNALARAQISADQLRAVWVGSESHPYAVKPTGTIVAEALGAAPNVQAGDWEFACKAGTEAMVAAYGFVGSGMADYALAIGADTAQGRPGDALEYTAGAGGAAFVIGPAEEALAVLEATYSYVTDTPDFWRRAYQKYPEHGTRFTGEPAYFHHITSAARTLMEETGYRPEDFAYAVFHQPNAKFPQKIARMLGFTQEQIAPGLLTPIIGNTYSGAAIVGLTAILDIAQPGDRIFLTSFGSGAGSDAMIFTVTEAILERRDLAPQTQDYIARRTEIDYAMYVRLRGKLTMK from the coding sequence GTGTTACGACCCCAACGCCCGGTGGGCATCGTGGGTTACGGGACCTATGTGCCCCAATACCGGCTCCCGGCCAGAGAAATCGCCCGCATTTGGACCGAGGGCAAGGGCGGCCTGCCCATCAAGGAGAAGGCCGTACCCGGTCTGGACGAGGATGTGGTGACCATCTCCCTGGAAGCGGCGCGCAACGCCCTGGCCCGCGCGCAGATTTCCGCCGACCAACTGCGGGCCGTATGGGTGGGTTCCGAGTCGCATCCCTACGCCGTCAAACCCACGGGCACCATCGTGGCCGAGGCGCTGGGGGCGGCCCCTAACGTGCAGGCCGGGGACTGGGAATTCGCCTGTAAGGCGGGCACCGAAGCCATGGTCGCGGCCTATGGCTTTGTGGGGTCCGGCATGGCGGATTACGCCCTGGCCATCGGGGCCGACACCGCCCAAGGGCGCCCGGGGGACGCTTTGGAGTACACGGCCGGCGCCGGGGGCGCGGCTTTCGTCATCGGCCCTGCCGAAGAAGCCCTGGCCGTGCTGGAGGCCACCTATTCCTATGTCACCGACACGCCGGATTTCTGGCGTCGGGCCTACCAGAAGTATCCCGAACACGGGACGCGCTTCACCGGCGAACCGGCTTACTTCCACCACATCACTTCGGCCGCCCGCACGCTGATGGAGGAGACCGGCTACCGGCCCGAGGACTTCGCCTACGCTGTGTTCCACCAGCCCAACGCCAAGTTCCCGCAAAAGATAGCCAGGATGTTGGGCTTTACCCAGGAGCAAATCGCCCCGGGCTTGCTGACCCCCATCATCGGCAACACCTACTCGGGCGCGGCCATCGTCGGCCTGACGGCGATTCTGGATATCGCTCAGCCCGGCGACCGTATCTTCCTCACCTCCTTCGGCAGCGGGGCCGGTTCGGATGCCATGATTTTCACCGTCACCGAAGCCATTCTCGAGCGCCGCGATCTGGCCCCCCAAACCCAGGATTACATCGCCCGCCGCACAGAGATCGATTACGCCATGTATGTGCGGCTACGCGGGAAGTTGACGATGAAGTGA